The following DNA comes from Nicotiana sylvestris chromosome 10, ASM39365v2, whole genome shotgun sequence.
AACATCAGATTTGGCTTTGGCAAGCTCAGTAGCAGACTTAGCTTTAAGCTCATTAATTTCGTGGCCTCGAACCAGGCTCTCCTCCTTCACATTTTTAAGCTGATATTCCAGTGAAGCCAGCTGCTCCCGAAGAGTTTCTTTCTCATAAGCGAGACTGTCCATGCCTTGCCTCCACCCGAGGGTCTCGACCTCCTTTATCTTGAGCTCCTCTTGAATCTGCTCCACCAGCTCCCTCTTTTGTTGAAACTGCAAAGTAAAAGTGTTAGAAGACCAATCGGGAAAATTCGTAATAAAGCTTCGGAGAGAATATTACATTTTTGGTAAGCTCGGTTCGTTCTTGGCAAGCCTTTGCCAGGTCAGCTTGAAGAGCGCTGATCTCCTCCTCTTTCTTAACATAGAGGGTTTAAGAGCATTCCTCTCTTCTGAGATTTTCTTAAGCTCGGCCTCACATCGAGCAAGCTCAGTTTGAGATTTGGAGAATGCCTTCTTATAGAGCATGACGGCCTTCGCAAAAAGAGATAGGTTAGACTCAGAACAACAAGGATAAAGCACAAATGtaatttcaaaaaacaaaaatctACTTGTTTGAAGAGCCATCGGGCCTCATCGAAAATAAAAGAAGCATCTGGGTCAGGGCCATCCTCGATCCCTGCAAATCATTCTCGAAAGATGTCATGCCCTTCGTGGCTCGCCCCCATATCGGAGTTCTCATGTTCTGAGCATGTCAGAATTTCCCTTCGGAGAACTCAAGGCTAGGCAGCGAATCATCCACATTAATTACCCCAAGTGATCCACTCGGGGCATTCTCTTATATTTGAAGGGGCTCAAAACCAGGCCCCTCTGTCTCACCTTCCAAATAACCCCCAAAATGAGGTGCTCTTTTGCTGCCCGATGGCTCGGGGACTTTACTCGAGCTCCCCTCACAGATTCTTTTGGTTTTAGTATGAACTGCATCTGCCACCATCGACTTGGCAGACTTCGAAGCACCAGTGCTTCCTATTTTACGAGCTACCAATAGGCAGTCGtcatcttcttcttattcttgGTCCCGAAGGCATTGGTCCGTTCCTAGAGATAAGGCGACAGTATCAGCCTTAGGCTTTTGAGTCGTGCTCTTCTTTCGCTTGGTGTATTTACAAGCGACcccctctttctcttcttttccttgGGAGGCTTTGGGATTTTTTCTTCACTAGACGGGAGCGGTCGCATAGTAACGACATCTCTGAGGCCTGTGTAAACACAAAAGTAATTATTTCATTGAGAAACACAAGTAAACAGACAAAAGAACTCACCATAGTTTTTAGCCTCCCATTGGCCCTTGGCCAGATCACGCCAACAGCACTCCGAGTATGAGGAAGTGGAGGCCAGTTTTCGAACTTGACCTTTGAGGTCTGGGACCGTACTAGGAAACCAAGCAATAGATGCACCATCGGAAAGAGGTTATATCGagaaaaagataaaatcataaaagaaaaagggaagcaAGGTGTAAAGTTACTTTGTAGTTAAGTTTGatgttccattcctcggggaatggcatcaTCTCAGCAGGAATCAGGTCAGAGGTCCTGACTCGGACAAActggctcatccaccctcggtaTTTGTCCTTATTGATGCTGGAGAATAGAGATTTCGAGGATAGGCATTGAAATTTTATCAAGCCACCTCGGTAAAAGTCGAGGACTGTATACCCTAATTAGATTATCGAGGGTGAAAGGCATCCCCTCGACCTAGCTCGAGAAGAATCTGATCAAATGAACGATTCGCCAGAATGAAGGATAGATCTGGCCAAGCGTCACTTGGTATTGTTGGCAGAAGTCAAGAATAACTGGATCTATGGGACTTAGAGCTGGATTTGCGGGGCCCATCGTGAATGGGTAGGTATACATGCTCAAGTACCCCGCTTTATATGTAGTGATATCCTCTTTAGGGGAATGGATCACTAATTCTTTTTCCTCCCAATTGCAATCCTTCTTCACCTGCTTGAGCTCATCCTCGGTTCTCAAACAGATGTATCGGTACATAGGCTCGCATCGGCCTGTTGTCGATACAAGTTTTTCAATTTTGATGTCGGATGTTGTTTCACACGATGAGGGAATTCATTCCTCGATACGAGGTGGAAATACCGTTTTACTTTTGGCCGGTCTCGACGATGAAGAAGCCTTTTCTTTTTGGGGAACGGATTTATATGTTTTAGCCATTATGATGCAAAAATTCAAAGGAAATAAAGAAGGTTGATGATGATGTAAGGGCAAATATAAGAGAAGGTAGAACTCAAAAAGTTGAAATGGCTAATGAGATTTCGAGAACAATGTGAGAATAAAGTTTGCAAAGTTGTGGAGTTGATCTATTTATAAAAGTCACTTAAGCGTATTGAGGACGCCAAAAAGCCGACCGTTAGTCGCCTTCAATTAATGACTTTGGGAACCGCACAAAAAGCAACCTTTCAGTCACTTCAGCCATTGATGTCATGAGATTGGCATCAGGATCAAGGCATCGAGCGTTGAAGATCAAATCTTTTCTTATCGACCTACTCtaagaaacgtggggactatctATATGCGGTCAAAATTGTATGCCTCCGACTTATAGGCTCGAGGGCCCTTCCTAAGCTCGAGTCCGAGCGAGGTCAAGTTTGAACCCGATGGGCCAGACTCGAGATCGAAGATAGAATGCAATGAACGGAGATGGGCATTTGAGGATTACCGAAGATGAGTATGCTCGACCCTGAAATAGTACCATTATggatttgtaacagaatgagTTAGATTCCTaccacgtccccaagatcgtgGTGCAAATCCTGAAATAAGATTTTATGATTCTGTACTAAGCGGTTAGATAGTTCTACCAAGAATactccttactgtaaatagaaatatatcTTATTTAGGGGtttccctattatataaaggggaccccaatcatttgtaacaccATCTAATCATTGAGTAAAGAATATCCTCTCTACTTTTTGCctactgttcatcagaattgtctttCAGCTCTATTGGAAAATGTATTttagaggatccatccttgatatgagatatgtagtgtacgCATAGAAGTAGTGCCTTAATTTCTGAGCTATCCACATCAGGGCACAACATGTGCATTCCGGAAAAGAATACCAAGCttcatagggtgtgaacttcttactcagataGTATATGGCCTGCTCTTTTTTCCCCGTCTCGTCGTGTTGTCCCAAGACACAACCGAAAGCCCATTCTAGTACGGACAAATAGAGTATCAAAGGTCTCCCAGGCTCTAGCAGGACCAGGACTAGTGGTGTGgacaaatattccttgattttgtcaaatgCTTTCTAACAGTCTTCAGTCCAACTTGTTGCGGCATCCTTCATTATCATTTTGAAATTCGGCTCACAGAACATGGTTGATTGTGCTATGAAACGGCTGATGCAATTGAGACGCcccaagaagctcatcacatctttcctgttctttggcggtggcaaatcctgGATAGCCTTGACCTTTGACGGGTCTAGCTTAATTCCTCGATGGCTGAtgatgaatcctaacaactttaCAGCAgggactccaaaggcacattttgtGTGATTCAGTTTTAGATTATACCTTTGAAGCcaatcaaagaactttctcaaatctacTATATGATCTATGCCCTTCTTGGATTTGTtgatgacgtcgtccacatatacTTCTATCTCCTattgtatcatgtcgtggaaaatggttgtcatggctctcatataagtggacctaacattctttagaccaaatggcatcatttgATAGCAATACACTCCTCATGGTGTAATAAAGGTtgtcttctcggcatcttcttcatccatccatataTGATGATATCCCACAAagaaatctacaaaggattggagttcatgcttggcacattTGTCGATTAGTATGTgtatgttgggtaacgggaaatcatctttgggacttgctctatttaaatcccgatagccgacacatactctgaccttcccatccttcttcgcaACTGGCACGATGTTAGCCAACCAGGTAGGGTATTCGACCACtctaagaaccttagctttgatctgcttggtgacttcctcTTTTATTCTTAGACCCATATCttgcttgaactttctgagcttctgctttataGGTGGACACATCAGATTGGTGGGTAGTTTATGAGCCACTATATACATTCtcaaaccagtcatatcatcataaaaccatgcaaaaatatcttcatACTCTTTCAGGAAATGGGTGTACTCTTCTTTCTCTGACGGTGATAGGTGAATGCTTATGTGAGTTTCTTTGATTGTTTTGAAATATCCCAGATTGACTATCTTGGTTTCGTCcaaattggacttaggcttattctcaaaattttccacttctctaacaatttcctcaggtattatgtgttcttcttttatttcctctAAATCACTATCCTTaggttgcattgtctcattataTGTCATAGTTGTTGGTTCATcaggataagtaataataatgctgtTGAGAAATGTAAAGGATAATAATGAATActaaaatagcaatgcattagATAGATTTTGAAAACATTAAAACAACTACagctcgatgactcgagcaattattttcaAAACAAGATTCGTTAAAAACAAAATATTGAAAATGTCTTAAACGCTTGAAATTGCTTTTAAAATAGATCGTGCTAATTGCGAGGTTACCAAGGAACTCGACGGGCCGGGGACAGTGTGGCAATCCAAATCTTGAGAACAACTCCTTTTCCCATGGTCGGAATTGTAAGGTCTTACTCTGCCTCCTTCTCAACTATTGCATTGCAATCCATGTCTTCATCGTCCAGAAATAGATTCCTCAAGCCAGCTaaagcttcctcttcttcagatTCCTATATCTTGTCAGTTTGTTGAAATGTCTGGTGCAAGTGTGGTATTGGCTGTtcaagagggtaataaggaccatgcCATCATGGCAACCAATTCTGATACTCGTGCCAAGTGTATTCATACCCAAGCCCAAAAGTCGTGTCGTGACACTTTAGCTACATCGATTTGGTGatcccttggagattcttgccgagaTCATTGCCTGGTTCATATCCATAATAGTATGCTTTCAATCTTATTACTCCatcatttgtctttctcaattgcattgATGTACTCGATGCGATGGTACGTCtctccacccaacttccttctaTTCTTGACAACCAAAACAGTTTGATTGGTGTAAATGGGATTACTTCCATCCCTGTGGATGATTACTTCCttatgattccattcgaacttcacggcctggtaTAGAGTAGAGGCTACGTGTTACACCCTGCAGTATTACGTCGACGTTATGCTCTACAATACTATaatacgatgatgttaccctctacagtagtatattacgatgatattacattctgcagtattacattacggtgatgttatgctttgcagtattaagttacgacaatgttgcgccctgtagtattttacgttgaatttgtcgtaaggtaattaacatcaatccaaggaaaagattatttggggattataaggaattatgctatttcacaagtgattagtaaattcatgaaggtgaaagggggagcaagtctacgAAAAACGAATTtggtcaaagtttggcattttgggataaaatatggcaaaagctaaaatacccggtatttatggactagtaccatacaaagcactacatggccatgatagtaaggtattaaaggtatgttaaaagaaagtagtatttaattaagttgagataatttttaaattatgcgggtaattgattaattaccgggtacgaggatattacctaattaatccaAATGTTTGGATAAGTATTAAATCaaaacgtggcagcaagccactacACATCTGTACGACTCTTAGCCTTTGTTAATTAGCTGGCAACTTAACAATCTATATACAAGACattctcttttaaaatttgaatacAAAATCAAAACATGAGCTTTTCCAAATAACATGACTTCTTACagaaaaattccaactttaatccAATGCCAAAAATGGATGGACAATACTACTTTGGAGGTGTGCTTGGGAATTTACATTTGGTTGGTTATTTATTCAGTGAGTGGCTTCAAATGGATGTCTTTGAATTGGGAAATGACCGATCCTCCTAGAGCTTGAAGTATCGCACTGATGAATATGAACACTGTTCCTttgcaattttaaaaaaaagtacagtgtaattcttctcaagaatatcacacGGATTATTTCCTActataggtatgttaaggctatcccttctttcttttggcatgatccatacaatatgaacgaaacgtgcaaatgcacaaattccataagtgactctactcatagaagtaatagaaatatctatgttctttaattcgcatgtgtcataatattttatcatctgttcatgagtcttagaaaaatatgaaagttgaaaagagtttactttatgatattactcagaggcaaaatggtcttatgacattccgaataattttattgacgtactttttatgcactgcattcatgtgcactgactcatgaccagatggcgttatatacgcgtatatatgtaaatatatgtatatgggatatgggaaaaggttatggcgttatatacgtaccaccacctggtcagctggtatatgatgatgttgttgcccacaatggcataaatatgattcaaacggcgttatatacgcatatatgggtatgtattcaaatggagttatataagcatatatatgtatgtattcaaacgacattatatacgcatatatatgtaggtatatatatgtatatgggatatgggaaaggttatggcgttatatacgcaccaccacctgatcagctggtatacgatgatgattttgcccacagtggccgatatgatatgatgggatgcccttagaggctgatgatgttatgaaacatatacctatgcatgacatgccattcatacgcatatgcatgatgctgaaagtaatttatgattttcaaAGTTATCCAGACGtacgggttgagtcatgtactccatatgttttccatgtctcctatgtatttatttatgtgccttacatactcggtacattattcgtactgacgtcccttttgcctggggacactgcgtttcatgcccgctggtcctgatagataggtcgaAAGCCTTCCAagcaggctatcagctcagcggaagatgttggtgtgctccatttgcttcggagctgtgtatttggttagtatgatctagacgtctattgtttggtatggcgggactctgttccgacctttgtgacacttatgtactcttagaggcttgtagacatatttcGTGTACGTGGAAGATTGTATGgccctgtcggcctatgtttgagtttataaatgattatgttagcctattaggcccatatgtcacatgtatataatgatgtaataataaaggtacattacgttggtactcagtcaagtaaggtactgagtgcccgtcgcggcccatcggtttgggtcgtgacaaaagtggtatcagagcaattttgtcctagggagtctacaagccctgtctagtagagtcttctttatgggtgtgttgtgcaccacacttataagcaggaggctacaaggcatttaggattgccactctttcttcttactctagatcgtgtggtagagctcatttATAAGAATTTAAATttcgaaattctattttattcgtgaTAAGACGATACCTAaatccggaaagaaggttggaaagagagatgtTTGCGGAAGAGATGAGTTAGAGGAATTGAATTTCtatatgatgcctacgataagtaaatatgaggtctctagcaaatcatgggtgtactgaaaggtgtaagcttcttgataagaagccttagGGCAAGAgtgtctatccatctttatggtgaaaaaCAACGAGAGATTAAGaatataaatacaagtttcaacaagtaaaagaagcaagatgaagaagggtacgaaacacccagttaatgaaggttaacaacgtttataataaggcagaggaacataagattttcgagttatattcaacagtaacaaagATATATACAATTGGTTGCATCCATTCTAGATATTCCCTATGGGGATTAGCAGAAGTactataagaagatatgatggatgaattgtttgcgtcagttgacatttccgaaggatattgcaaatatgctaatagatctctttatgagacaccagatggtgcactctgaaatagtgcagccagatatgaatactacaaagacatgcactataagccttgaaaggataaatattaccttagtgtggctcgcatccctagtaaagcgagaacgttaagcaacttgaagagccattggataaagcaaaggaaagctaagagcaaaagaatgtcttgttcaagttttcagaataaagtgataggcataaatgttagcggaaaataagaaaagagttaataaagcattatgagtatgatgtgatacatggatgacaacggtatatcaaaagatgacaatattacaaaatttatagtcaagtgaaggaagaaacgagaagtgacaggccttaggacaacaaaaaaaGTATGGGCCATACAATCATGTCCTTATTTCAAGAAATAAATTCGCAACTCTAGcgtgattaccaagaggaaaagttagaccccagagtaatagaaccagtatagattggtgaacaagataaattaaacatgaattagggactgagtgactggTAATAGTCTCCATCATAAGAACTTCAGATTTTGTTCcgccaataatagaatggacgacaaaagaagattcatgagaaattaagagaatggtcattcagggagacgcttccctaaagcaagcaaggtGAGCAAAGTTAAGCCTAAGATACTGTATGtgtcagttacactaagtgtcaccatcacgAGCGAGGGATTTAGTTATCCTTGGtctagaaggattaccgcaaggcgagtaatgGTCATTGATAATatgaaaggacgccaaagaagaagaggaaaaacatctataggtaggtcgtcatagctccgagtcttagtacacccctaaaggggggaatatggagtgatgtggcattaagttagaattaagaggttctagtgactatggaatggtaaaggaagaatgcaataaatgaaataggaatgagatggcacttatccaaatcttacagatacgctacaattcaagaatattgtgcaagcatgatgtcaaggagaggaagtaaaggttcatgcccgagctgttattaataaataaccaaccagtgcgagacataagttaaaacaaagtaaataacccaagaaagattaagaggaatattgatatgagaatgggccaatgagtagttagtaattggccaggaagatctcagttatggctaaacatgaGGTTATAGACGattcatcagatcgtgtaagataaacatagtagaacccaacatgaaGAATTCAGCCTCGAAGGATGTCATTATAATACTCGAGATATATCCAAACAAGAGTCgggatagttaaaggtaccgtatgagtgttacagggATAAAAGAAAATGCCACTGGGAAggtagtcaaaatatcagttcagaagcaaccatacaagcacaagggcatggaagtaagcaactacggataattataggcaaggaaggacatcaaaaggtctgtaataagctcacatctTTTACAAGattcaagggttctccctaagtactacaacaaaagactagctggGGAAATAAGGGAGAAtgtttcaacctaagcacaaggacctaaagaggaaatggtcgtgtaacaatagtctcacaacaacattgtaagcagtccaaaggaaagtggtattcctaccgtggctaatgaacgggaagtaataTTAAAAGTAATATCCGAgcccatatgagttgcacaaaaactctggcatgtgtgggcactaagataagctaagtatggacgcaacaatgGGGCAGAAATACCATaaaatagcttacgttgaaagaaaaataagatggaatgaaagaaattattcgatcaatgatctagaATTGGTTATGTTATGGATGCTATTGAGGGTTTGGAGTTTTATGCATGCAGCATATAAAGCCGTAGAAGATTTtggtatatgttaaaagaaagaattgaaccCATGACATAAACGAgggattaaattgttaaaggattgtatcatgcatattcatCAGCACCCATGAGGCTAAAcaaaataactaataccatgaatcCCAATCTGGAGTTAACTTAAGTCGACATAAAGGCCGATCAGGAAAAGgatgaaactaaagagttacatcaacgaagtaaatcaggaattcGATTATTGGAACTAGAAGTGATAGGAATCATGATTAAGAGCATATcataatcactcttaatattagaggtgcaagagagatagcacaacaactatattctataacagctctacgataaagctagttagaagaagtaccagcctcataagaagttagtatggagctcccaccggattgtataggcaccagaggtgcaagtattataatagagcttcaaatggTGAATGTGATTTATACCTATGTGGGAGGGAGGTTATGAAACAAATATAGAAGAATGTAAGGTAGTACTTTAAAGTAAGTAAGATAAAGGTGCACAACGTACGAAATACCAAGTATAGAAGGATGAGAGTGGTCCATACTTCAGGTAAAAGATTAGAAGcactgggattcagtatccagggaTGATAGCAGCGTCATCAAtagcataccttccagcctatggtttctaagtaccgaaaggtctaattagagagtaaaagaagagttagagacgatgcgatGTCTCTCTTGATGTCCCAGAAAAGCCTAAGGGAAtcgatcgcaagctaaagtatgatagaatgacaaggttttagaaagaaaagagtaaggataagaagaaggcaATGGAGAGGGTGATGAAAATGGATAAACCTTTGGGattaagcccgtgaaaacaaaggagttgatggttcctctaagttataAAAAACTCAACATAGCCTGAATGAgctcaaaagagtctaagactcatggcatttagaagagatggaatgctgccctggtaataaaatgagggtataatttgggccttcgattgagtaatgatctgacgaagaaaagaaagagatatcatgaattggacaggattaaaatacccacgcaaggtgaatAACATTGGGATACTGtgagatacggttatgaaagcatggtatcccctaggtggatcagtctaattatttcagatgttccccaatgAAACATGAACCCTAGCATAGTTTTACATAAAAGGTTATGTTATCAggggtagattatagatcaatattaaggtgaatcaacaatggatggataaaagttataaagtatgagatgagagtaggtcgtcattcttaagatggacaataatgtggaagcattaaaggacataaATTTATACGTATTGGATAAGTAATGAAAGTAACCTAGAATTTGGTAGagacctcagtaacgagaaaTCGAGGTAAGATTTACGGTATAATATGACCTATCTTGATGTAGTAAAGTCATATGGATGGATAAATGGATATATGAAAACaggtatagcaatattcgtaagttcaacaaagtaccgagtgaaggacttcagtacacctataaaTTCCCAGAggggcatcctattaagccttgtctATATTTACAAAGTAacgcctagagattggctaaaagacgGAGGAAAATGAGaggagagtcgcataggcacacttacaaggtcagtatcatagaggctgcatgatgaaaggtagcaatagttacgagattgAAAGGATTCTGACTACAAGTTGTGGTATGAGAAGGAGGCCTAAAGGAGGA
Coding sequences within:
- the LOC138879793 gene encoding uncharacterized protein is translated as MAVEGEEIGYDSTLALMAQSDNDEDNVNEEESEEEEALAGLRNLFLDDEDMDCNAIVEKEADIIITYPDEPTTMTYNETMQPKDSDLEEIKEEHIIPEEIVREVENFENKPKSNLDETKIVNLGYFKTIKETHISIHLSPSEKEEYTHFLKEYEDIFAWFYDDMTGLRMYIVAHKLPTNLMCPPIKQKLRKFKQDMGLRIKEEVTKQIKAKVLRVVEYPTWLANIVPVAKKDGKEIEVYVDDVINKSKKGIDHIVDLRKFFDWLQRYNLKLNHTKCAFGVPAVKLLGFIISHRGIKLDPSKVKAIQDLPPPKNRKDFQQKRELVEQIQEELKIKEVETLGWRQGMDSLAYEKETLREQLASLEYQLKNVKEESLVRGHEINELKAKSATELAKAKSDVEAIISSHRADAEAANARAKEISSTVEIKLSSALDHARQAKILEEVAVALLSDEDDSASGFESGGDEDEVPEEEAPEDAATENVTQK